A genomic stretch from Sporocytophaga myxococcoides includes:
- a CDS encoding Ppx/GppA phosphatase family protein, with protein MKFAAVDIGSNAIRFQITSILKHNEIFNFKKLEYVRFPLRLGQDVFQFNKISPEKAEKFVKLMKTFKMLLELYEVDDYIFCATSAMRESTNGKEIAERVKKEVGISIDIIDGDQEADLINAVLFNELDEKSYIHIDVGGGSTELNIFVNKNKVAAQSFKIGSVRRLNKLDAPEEWNRMEKWVSDNISKAEKPVYAIGTGGNIGKIYELANLSRSKDLKPSIKIDKIEGVQKQVAAMTYEDRIHVLNLNPDRADVIVPASDIYISVMRYAGAKEMLVPELGLKDGLIQMLFRRNMLDVNQVTIINTNKFPK; from the coding sequence TTGAAATTTGCTGCAGTAGACATTGGCTCCAACGCTATCCGTTTTCAGATAACAAGCATCCTGAAACACAATGAAATATTCAATTTTAAAAAACTTGAATATGTTCGTTTTCCGCTTAGACTTGGTCAGGATGTATTTCAGTTTAATAAGATCAGTCCTGAAAAAGCAGAAAAGTTCGTAAAGCTCATGAAAACCTTTAAAATGCTTTTAGAACTATATGAAGTAGATGATTATATCTTCTGCGCTACTTCAGCGATGCGCGAATCCACCAATGGAAAGGAAATTGCAGAACGAGTAAAGAAAGAGGTTGGTATTTCAATTGATATTATTGATGGAGATCAGGAAGCTGATCTCATCAATGCGGTACTTTTCAATGAACTTGATGAAAAAAGTTACATTCATATTGATGTAGGTGGCGGTAGCACAGAGCTGAACATATTTGTAAACAAAAATAAAGTTGCTGCACAATCCTTTAAAATCGGATCTGTAAGAAGACTGAACAAACTTGATGCGCCTGAGGAATGGAATAGAATGGAAAAGTGGGTTAGCGATAATATTTCAAAAGCTGAAAAGCCTGTATATGCTATAGGTACAGGAGGTAATATTGGAAAAATATATGAACTTGCAAACCTCTCAAGATCCAAAGACCTGAAACCTAGCATAAAGATTGACAAGATTGAAGGAGTCCAGAAACAGGTAGCCGCTATGACCTATGAAGACAGAATTCATGTGTTAAATCTTAACCCTGACCGGGCTGACGTTATTGTTCCCGCTTCGGATATATATATATCGGTAATGCGATATGCAGGAGCTAAAGAAATGCTTGTGCCTGAACTAGGTCTGAAAGATGGATTGATTCAAATGTTGTTCAGGAGAAATATGCTCGATGTAAATCAAGTCACCATTATTAATACTAATAAGTTCCCGAAATAA
- a CDS encoding glycosyltransferase family 2 protein, which translates to MKVPVSAVVITYNEERNIERCLKSLARITDDIVVVDSFSRDNTEDICRRYKVNFLRRNWEGYGPTKNLGNSYARYDYILSLDADEELSEELIEEIKSELNHPQFDCYEIPRKSNFCGKWLKFGHWNPESHVRVFRKDKIKWDNSPVHEKLNMEKGTSVKKLKGAILHYTIYSLDQYDQKNDKYSTLAAERLFKEGKKPGFMKLYISPFYRFFHSYILKLGILDGYYGYIIARETGKVTFQKYNKLKKLRAEK; encoded by the coding sequence ATGAAAGTACCTGTATCTGCTGTCGTCATAACATACAATGAGGAAAGAAACATTGAAAGATGTTTAAAATCTCTTGCTCGCATTACTGATGATATTGTAGTAGTGGATTCCTTTAGCAGAGACAATACTGAAGACATCTGCAGAAGATACAAAGTTAATTTTCTGAGAAGAAATTGGGAGGGATACGGTCCTACAAAGAATCTCGGCAATAGTTATGCTCGGTATGATTATATACTTTCTCTGGATGCTGATGAAGAGCTGTCCGAAGAGCTAATTGAAGAAATCAAAAGCGAATTGAATCATCCTCAATTTGATTGCTACGAAATACCTAGGAAGTCTAATTTCTGTGGGAAATGGCTGAAGTTTGGGCACTGGAATCCGGAATCACATGTAAGGGTTTTCCGTAAAGATAAAATCAAATGGGATAATAGTCCGGTGCATGAAAAGCTGAATATGGAGAAAGGGACGAGTGTAAAAAAACTTAAAGGAGCCATTCTTCATTATACTATTTATTCACTTGATCAGTATGATCAGAAAAATGATAAGTATAGCACGCTGGCAGCTGAAAGACTTTTTAAAGAAGGAAAAAAGCCCGGATTTATGAAATTATACATAAGTCCGTTTTATAGATTTTTCCATTCCTACATCCTTAAGTTGGGTATTCTGGATGGCTATTACGGTTATATCATAGCAAGAGAAACAGGTAAAGTTACCTTTCAAAAATATAATAAACTAAAAAAGTTAAGGGCGGAAAAGTAA